From a single Paramormyrops kingsleyae isolate MSU_618 chromosome 14, PKINGS_0.4, whole genome shotgun sequence genomic region:
- the fbln5 gene encoding fibulin-5: MLFEACDLRSRMSVRMLAVLTLTLLSIRSGNTQTCTEGFIYDRRIRQCIDVDECRTPMNPCRGEMRCINQNGGYLCLPRGMFNPPYARTPLSDLSYPESPAQPPAQSPPRFSDTYPQAPVPAAPPSYPIVGRSAPCILGYTLGEDGTCVDIDECEVNSHQCNPTQVCINTAGGYTCSCTEGYWLIGGQCQDIDECRYGYCQQLCANMPGSYSCSCNIGFVLNPDGRTCQDVDECEETPCAHGCFNTYGSFMCNCGEGFELASDGTTCNDMDECGFAEFLCQHSCVNNPGSYSCVCPPGYLVYDDGRSCEDINECETGNNTCRTEQVCFNFQGSYKCLDPLQCDVPYIEFGDNQCMCLAENLACQDNPFTVLFRHMDLSPGRSVPADVFQMQATTRYPGAFYIFQIKSGNEGREFHMRQTSDASATLVLSRPIKGPKEIILDLEMVTINNVINFRGSSIIRLTIFVAEHAY, from the exons ATGCTGTTTGAAGCCTGCGACCTACGGTCCCGTATGTCTGTGAG aatGTTGGCAGTTCTAACCTTGACTTTATTAAGCATACGCTCCGGAAACACGCAG ACCTGTACGGAGGGCTTTATCTACGACCGTCGTATCAGGCAATGTATAG ACGTGGATGAATGCCGGACGCCGATGAATCCCTGTCGCGGAGAAATGCGCTGCATTAATCAGAATGGAGGTTACCTGTGTTTGCCACGCGGGATGTTTAATCCGCCGTATGCCAGGACTCCTCTTTCTGATTTATCATACCCTGAATCACCTGCACAACCACCTGCACAATCACCTCCACGCTTCTCCGACACCTACCCTCAAGCGCCAGTACCTGCTGCCCCTCCCAGTTACCCCATCGTAGGCCGATCTGCCCCTTGTATCTTGGGATATACACTTGGGGAGGACGGCACGTGCGTTG ACATTGATGAATGTGAAGTGAATTCCCACCAGTGCAACCCAACGCAGGTGTGCATCAACACCGCAGGAGGATATACATGCTCCTGTACTGAGGGGTACTGGCTTATTGGTGGACAGTGCCAGG ATATTGACGAGTGTCGCTATGGATACTGCCAGCAGCTGTGTGCTAATATGCCAGGATCGTATTCCTGTTCGTGCAACATTGGCTTCGTCCTTAACCCAGACGGCAGGACCTGCCAAG ATGTGGATGAGTGCGAGGAAACACCCTGTGCTCATGGTTGTTTCAACACCTATGGTTCTTTCATGTGCAACTGTGGTGAGGGTTTTGAGCTGGCATCTGATGGGACCACCTGTAATG ATATGGATGAGTGTGGATTTGCTGAGTTTTTGTGTCAACACTCTTGTGTGAACAATCCTGGGTCGTACTCTTGCGTCTGTCCGCCTGGGTATTTGGTATATGATGATGGACGAAGTTGTGAAG ATATCAATGAATGTGAAACTGGTAACAACACCTGTAGAACAGAACAAGTGTGTTTCAATTTCCAGGGAAGCTATAAATGCCTGGACCCTTTACAATGTGACGTACCTTACATTGAATTTGGTGACAA TCAATGCATGTGTTTGGCTGAGAACCTTGCATGCCAAGACAACCCCTTCACCGTCTTGTTCCGGCACATGGATCTCTCTCCTGGCCGCAGTGTGCCTGCAGATGTCTTTCAGATGCAGGCCACCACACGCTACCCAGGCGCCTTCTACATCTTCCAAATCAAGTCGGGCAATGAAGGCCGAGAGTTCCATATGAGG CAAACCAGCGATGCAAGTGCCACACTGGTGCTGTCACGCCCCATAAAAGGTCCTAAGGAGATTATTCTGGACCTGGAAATGGTTACCATCAACAATGTCATTAACTTCCGGGGCAGCTCAATAATCCGACTGACAATATTCGTTGCTGAGCATGCATATTGA